In one window of Helianthus annuus cultivar XRQ/B chromosome 17, HanXRQr2.0-SUNRISE, whole genome shotgun sequence DNA:
- the LOC110922714 gene encoding ent-kaurenoic acid oxidase 2 produces MGLDEVGGTGFVVGILLGVMLILKWGLKCLNTWINERDLEESKRARLPPGDMGWPLIGNMWTFLRAFKSSNPDSFISSFVDRFGSGGMYKSFMFGKPSIIVTVPEACRRVLFEDDAFKPGWPTATRELIGRKSFVSISYEDHKRLRKLTAAPVNGHEALSIYMQYIESKVVSALEKWSQMGQIEVLTQLRKLTFQIIMYIFLSSESEDVLEALEKEYTKINYGVRAMAINIPGFVYYSALKARKKLVTILQASVSERRKKREENQGMSKRDMLDALLETEDENGKKLDDEEIIDTLVMYLNAGHESSGHVTMWATIFLQSHPEYFKIAKEEQERIAKDMPPGQGLTLKEFRQMEYLSKVIDETLRLVTFSLMTFREAKKDVDIKGYLIPKGWNVLVWFRSVHHNPDIYPQPKEFNPSRWDNLVPKPGTFLPFGAGTRLCPGNDLAKLEIAIFLHHFLLNYKLERVNPACPMMYLPHPRPKDNCLGRVIKVSK; encoded by the exons ATGGGATTAGATGAAGTGGGTGGGACAGGTTTTGTTGTGGGGATTTTGTTGGGAGTGATGTTGATTTTGAAATGGGGATTGAAGTGTTTGAATACATGGATTAACGAGAGAGATTTGGAGGAGTCGAAGAGAGCGCGATTGCCACCCGGCGATATGGGCTGGCCGCTCATCGGAAACATGTGGACGTTCCTTCGAGCTTTCAAGTCTAGCAATCCTGATTCCTTCATTTCTAGCTTTGTTGACAG GTTTGGATCGGGTGGTATGTACAAATCATTTATGTTCGGGAAACCTAGTATCATAGTCACGGTTCCCGAAGCATGTCGAAGAGTACTGTTTGAGGATGATGCATTCAAGCCAGGGTGGCCAACCGCCACACGTGAACTCATTGGGAGAAAATCTTTTGTTTCAATTTCTTATGAAGATCACAAAAGGCTTCGTAAGTTGACTGCAGCACCAGTCAACGGCCACGAAGCCTTGTCTATATATATGCAATATATTGAGAGTAAAGTGGTATCCGCGTTGGAAAAATGGTCACAAATGGGCCAAATTGAGGTCTTAACTCAACTTCGAAAACTAACATTTCAGATAATCATGTACATTTTCTTAAGTTCGGAGAGTGAAGACGTGTTGGAGGCATTGGAGAAAGAGTATACGAAAATTAATTATGGTGTTCGAGCCATGGCCATCAACATTCCCGGTTTTGTGTACTATTCAGCCCTCAAG GCACGAAAGAAGCTAGTCACCATTTTGCAAGCATCGGTAAGCGAGCGTAGGAAGAAGCGAGAAGAAAACCAAGGGATGTCCAAAAGGGACATGCTCGATGCTCTTCTAGAAACTGAAGACGAGAATGGAAAGAAACTAGACGACGAGGAAATCATCGATACTCTAGTCATGTACCTAAACGCGGGCCATGAATCTTCGGGCCATGTGACGATGTGGGCAACCATCTTTCTCCAATCACACCCTGAATATTTTAAAATAGCTAAG GAAGAACAAGAGCGTATCGCAAAGGATATGCCTCCGGGCCAAGGTTTGACCCTAAAAGAGTTTCGGCAGATGGAGTATCTTTCAAAAGTGATCGATGAAACCCTTCGCTTAGTGACGTTTTCGTTGATGACATTTCGAGAAGCCAAAAAGGATGTTGATATTAAAG GTTATCTTATTCCCAAAGGATGGAACGTGTTGGTTTGGTTTAGGAGTGTTCACCACAACCCTGACATTTATCCCCAACCCAAAGAATTTAATCCTTCAAGATGGGAT AATCTTGTACCAAAACCTGGAACTTTCCTTCCATTTGGAGCCGGCACTAGACTTTGTCCTGGAAATGATCTTGCCAAGCTAGAGATTGCCATCTTCCTTCACCATTTTCTTCTTAACTATAA GCTTGAAAGGGTCAATCCAGCATGCCCAATGATGTACTTACCTCATCCAAGGCCCAAAGACAATTGTTTGGGAAGAGTCATAAAAGTTTCAAAATGA